Proteins co-encoded in one Kwoniella shandongensis chromosome 12, complete sequence genomic window:
- a CDS encoding thioredoxin, whose translation MAPNITEISSTAEFDNIVRSLQPAQLLVIDFHAVWCGPCHAIAPVLEQLSNSYKHVKFVKIDVDKQQQLAQRFRISAMPTFKFLKGGREIDELKGASPPQLNQLISRHAGPVPSASAPVTSSSSSNTKSAPGDTTESLLKHIISNGLNCLNESSSHPLSSIVGPSPGPRGTSYLESDVDAELLISIPFQETVKIRSISIFSAISPSQAPKEIKLFINTPNIDFADTENLTPAQELDLTESQVKGDKIELRFVRFQSVRSLHILVKSNQEDEETTRIDSIDIFGTSGDKTAEKPAAPQEGGGGGGSMLEKLMASRK comes from the exons ATGGCGCCCAACATCACAGAGATCAGCTCGACAGCCG AGTTCGATAACATCGTTAGGTCATTACAGCCTGCGCAACTGCTCGTCATTG ATTTCCATGCG GTCTGGTGCGGTCCTTGTCATGCTATCGCACCTGTATTAGAGCAGCTGTCCAACTCG TACAAACATGTCAAGTTTGTG AAAATCGACGTCGacaagcagcagcagcttgcTCAGAGGTTCCGTATCTCTGCTATGCCCACTTTCAAGTTCCTCAAAGGCGGGcgtgagattgatgag CTCAAAGGCGCGTCTCCTCCCCAACTGAACCAATTGATCTCTCGACATGCTGGACCTGTCCCATCTGCTTCTGCACCCgtcacctcatcctcctccagcaaCACCAAATCTGCTCCCGGGGACACCACCGAGTCGCTGTTGAAGCACATCATCTCGAACGGCCTCAATTGTCTTAACGAatcatcttctcatcctctctcttcgatcGTTGGTCCTAGTCCTGGACCAAGAGGAACATCGTATCTCGAATCCGATGTTGATGCAGAACTACTCATCTCCATCCCATTCCAAGAAACAGTCAAAATtcgatccatctccatcttctcagcGATTTCCCCAAGTCAAGCACCGAAAGAAATCAAATTGTTCATCAATACGCCCAATATCGATTTCGCAGATACGGAGAACTTGACCCCTGCACAGGAGTTGGATTTGACGGAATCACAGGTTAAAGGTGATAAGATTGAATTGCGATTTGTGAGATTCCAAAGTGTTAGGAGTTTGCATATACTCGTCAAGAGTAatcaggaagatgaggagacgaCGAGGATTGACTCGATTGATATCTTTGGTACGA GCGGTGACAAGACCGCTGAGAAGCCTGCAGCACCAcaagaaggtggtggtggtggtggaagcatGCTTGAGAAGCTCATGGCTTCGCGCAAGTAA